The stretch of DNA aaatggagagaatccattgatctccctgagaaagagatcccaaaaaaccaaccccttggaatattatagccaagttccagagctcccaagtcaaagagaaaacattataagcagccagaaggatacagttcaaatattgtggagctgcagtcaggatcacacaggacttagcagcaactacaatggaagctcatagggcttggaatacaatataccagaaggcaaaagagcttagaatgcagccaagaatgaactacccagcaaggctgaatgtcctcttccagggaaaaaagacggactttcaatgaaccaggggaatttcaaatgttcctgttggaatggccagagctgaacagaaggtttgatcttcagatacaggactcaggtgaagcatggagattggaggagaaggggaaaatatgagggacttaatgatgatgaactgcatgaattcctgtatagaaaaatgacactgataatactcatatgaaccttctcagttaatagagcaagtagaaggagcttttatagttgaagcacaggagaaagctgaatttgaagataaaatatggtgtaaaaatggagtcaatagaaaaaaagggaaatggaataggagaaagaaaaaggagagggggaataatccaagatatttcacataataagatttttttattacaatgagctattgcaattatatggaaggggaaaggcaagggggaatgagggaaactttgctctcatcggagatggctaggagaggaaacagcatatatactcaatggggtatagacatctggagtaagaaggaggggggagcaggaggaaggggtggggatctgaataaaggaggagaggatggaccatggggggagaatggtcagatataacacattttcttttttacttcttgcaaggggctgggattggaaggcctgtccaggaccatagggccagtggattctgggcctaaggggtggtatgggggctcagggcctgtTGGCCcaaggaccagggatctgtctgctgcgccactcagataccctacagcagagtcaaaggagagagaaaatagagtacatggtagtggagaaataagaaaggaaggagttgcaatcagcaatggcaacgttggaaaaatatggaagtaacttttgtgatggacttaccataaagaatgtgatccacccatgacagagttgttggtgttggaacaatgactgaagcactttttttatcatttgggggagggtgcagggcaaatggggctgggtggcctgcctggatacgcatagcagggtgatctttaggtgtctggggctggatttggacctgggtgctcctggctcaagggccaatgctctgtctaccacccagccacccctactattattactattttattttattttgggtctttttttccttctttttggtttttgcagggcagtggggatcaggtggcttgcatgtcacacggctgggtgattgttgggtttacgaggctggatgtgggctcgggtgctcatggcctcagggctggtgcttcgtccattgcgccacctggccatacctacaattattactattttttttattttaatttttttctctcccctttactctatcgctcaagcaagtctatattcatggggggagggggtattttctttactcttaaacaagaatattttattaatgtaaaaaaacatttgtacaaaatgagaattaaaaaaaatttaaaaaaataaaaaagtaagttaCATAAAACTGAATGAGAGAACCCCATTACTGAGCAATTTTTCTATTCACCTATTTATAAAAAGAATCCCTACTCCCTTTAAATCCAAATCTCTTCCACTCTGCATTTCTCAGGAGTCATTCTATGAGCTGCATTACTCTTAGGCTGttatttagaataaaatttttagtcatttctgaccCTTGGGATTAGAGAAATAGCTCATAATTTAAAGCAGACCCTGCTAAACTAGGGTACTTTCTCCTTCCTGCATCCATGAGATGACTGGTTTTCTTTACCAGTTCTATCTACTCTAAAGCCTATTAGAATCCTCTGTCATAATTGCCTGGTAACCTGAGGGATTGATGAGGTTCTTTCTGACCAGTTTGCTACTGGGGCTCCTTCTTAGTCTGAAGCTATCTATATAACTCTACCATAgattctctccccttccccaggtCCTCTCAGCGTTCTCAGagcccttcccccttcccaaaatgctctttaattcttttttcttgacTGGTTTAATCCTTTATTGTTCCTTGTTACTCAGACATCTCCTCCCTGGATGTCTGGGTCCAAAGGTTTTCATCTATTGTATAAGAATCCTCTGTTTCCGCTCAGACAACTTAACACTGACAAAGCCCCTTTGTTAGGTTAGAGATGGTACTAGTCTATagcaaaggggagggggagacatTCTACTAGACAGAGTCAGAGAGGGTTGCTATTCTTCATATCTCACCACCAGTCCAGGGGCCACCCTCCAGCACCCTACTTAGTAGCACCTTTattaaaaattggaaaggaaagggaaaaaaaactcagaACGCTGAGCCAAGATTCCAAGATGGTGGATGGTCTCAAAGATTTCTTGGACCCCCACTGGTTGGGAAACAAAGGGGATCATGGATCCATATTGTGAATAAGAAATAAGGTCCCTAATTATACCATCATACAAAATTTCCCAAAAGGACTAAATTTGTGACCTGAGGGGATTAACTAATGGAGCAATCTAGATTATAGAACCCAGGTTCCTTGACTCAAGGAATGTCTATATAAGCCCCACCTCCTTTCTCCCCTTATTGAATAATCCTGGAGTTTCCATTTTGTGGAAGTGTCCAAGCCAGCCTGCCTTCTATATGTTCCTAATGTTCTCCACTTAAATACCATGCCTTTTACCCTAGGTATCTTCATCCTCCCCTCTCTGCCACCCATATTTCAGATGTGAGGTCAGggcttttgtggggggggggggttgtacaAATGTATGTCTAAATGAACTTAGCACAGTGCACAGAAcatatttcatttccttcctaaCCACATCAGGATGCCTGTCTGAAGTGAATTTGATGGTGGCTAAGGGAATATATGACTGATGAGATAGAAAAcagaagaatttgaacttagggacAGGAGGACATATGTCTGTAGAACAGAGCAGAAAATGAAGTCCTGGAAGGGTCCTTCACAGTTTGGCATAAGTGTCTATAAAGTGAGAAGAGCTATAAGATGGAAGAGATTTGAGAGATCTTTGAGGTCAAAtctagaactgaacaaaaaactTTCAGAGGCCATTTTAGTCCATCtctaccattttacagattaagaaatagaaacagGAGAACCCAAGTTCCCACAGAATGCCCAAATAGCATCTAAAGTGAGGACTGAAACCAGATCTTCTAACATACCCTCTGCTATGCTAGAAATgcttcaaattcattttacaacAACATAATTTGGTAGTATTTtttaagataataaataaaactaaataaactgAAGCATGTTCCTCCTTGTCATTCTCCAAACCCAAAAAGATGAAATGCATTGGGGTTATTTTTCACAATGAGGAAACTTGGGGACCCTAGAGGTGAAGGCACCTTGTTCAAAACCCATCTCCTGAGTAAATACAATATCCCTGGTCATGCCACACACCATATAAGGCAAGAAAGGGTTAGTATCACATGGGGAAACTTTTCCATATAGCCCCTCTTTGtgtctaaagaaagaaaaaaagagaattgaagtGTTGTGAGCCACAACAGACCCATTGTCTTTCCCTGGAGAGAGGAAGGGGGCCCCAAGGGGTGTAGGATGGAGGGAACTGTGCTGGGTGGGGCATACTGGCAGCCTTGATTTCATCTAGGAATTGCTGGACAAATGCCCAGATGTGTGAGCTGGGTGGAGCAAGGAGCTAGAAGGTAAAAGGGAAGGGCTTGAACATCCTGAAAAGTCTGGGATGCATAGAGGgttggagtgggggaggggaggagcatcaggggagggaggtaagatgcTGTTCAGAGAGAAATCTAAAATCTCAGGAAGAGACGATTTTGTATGAGGGCaatgaaattcataaaatatttatatattatatatacatatatatatctatatagatataaatagatagatagatagataatgtctAATTAGATTCTGTAACTATCATTTGCCACATTCAGGCCCATTCCCAACCCTCTTCCCTGCCACAACCTCAGGCTCCTGACAAAAGTAATCTTatctctgtttgacttttattGTAGTACTTTGCCTGGATCTGCCTTTTGTCCTTATCACCTAGTATCAGCAGGATTATGGCTTTAAACCTGGAAGGGGCAGAGTAGAAATTTAGCCTTGGAAAGTGGGGTAGTGTTCTTGGTAGACATCTGTGAAGGCCAGGTTTATAATTACTTTGGAGATGATTTGACCACTGGAGTGAACAATTAATGTCAACAGAAGCTCCAGAGGTGGTTAGGGTTATCTCTAGGTGGGTCTTAAAGGGTATCACTTCAACAATCTGACAAACCTTTAGACAAAAATCAAACAGCCCCTGCCTTTGAGGGGCTTACATTTCCCTGGATATAATAAGAGCAGTGATGAGCCTGGGAATGTTTCTCTGGCTTTAGAAAATAAGTTCTGTCCAAAGAGCACAAGGGGCTAGCTTTGCCTGGGAATCCGCTGGCAGTCTGGCAGATATCATGGCCCTCCTCATTTAGAGTTTCTAGTCTTTGTTTTATTAGATCTTCAAGACAATGCATAAGATCCAGGTAAAAGTTAAATTgcaaggaaaaagaggaaaagggaagcagCTCACAAGTCTGAATCTTGAGATGGGGAACCCATGTAGCGTAAACCAGTTAAGAGTGAAGTCCAGGGACTTTCCTATGAAAGTCATTTATTAtctatgtattatttatttttgcattatttatattttgtactATTTGTATTGCATTCtgtgttcaatattttttttttgcaaggtcaatggggttaagtggcttgcccaaagtcaaacagctagtaagtgtctgatgtcaaatttgaactcaggtcctcatgactccagggttgtgccttattcactgcactacctagctacccctgtgtTCAATCTTAAAGGAGAAGATAACAAGCATAAAGGAGTGAGAAGTGTGGTAGTCAATATTTAACAACCAGATGCCTAGGGGAAAAAGTATGCATGGAAGACTTTTAAGTAATTTGCATTACTAACATTTTTCTCCAAGTTTAGACAGTCAATAAACCAAATAATACAAGCGTAAAATGCATTCACACTGAAAAATTAAGAATTGTCTCTTTCCAGAGCCAGGTTGTGCAGCCTAGAGAGTAATATTTTGCACAGGGAAGTCAGAATGGTGATTGGATTCAAAGAGCAACTGATGGACATGTCCCTTCCAGGAATATATTGTGATGTTATTACTGCTCTCAAAGATAAGTGTTGAAtatttgggggaagggagaggaagaaaagaaggtgggacacacacacacacagacatggaGAAAGGCATGGAGATGAGCAGAAGTGGTAGGTCCAGGCATGATAGCTGGTGACCCTTGGAAGCCCAGGGCCACAGGATAGGGACTTTAGAGTGGACACTGAAATGAAGGCATGACTTTGAGATGGCCAGAAGACTTGAGGGTGTAAGTCAGTTGAGTCTTGGATGCTTACCTGGTCAGCTCTTCCATTTTCTGACCTTGGTCCTTTGTTCCTCTACAGGCAGCCTGGGACTCCCTCCCCCCTCTTCAAAGCTCACTATGTTGGTCAGAGTTCCTGATCTCAAGGGATACACAAGCCTTAGTCTCCTCCAGCAATTGAAGGTGCAGGCATCACAATCAAATCTGGCCAGTTGagtttttccagaattttctcaACAGTTCTGCCAGCACTCCTCTTGTGTCAGttccccctaaaaaataaaaagatctctTCTCTGGATTAAGGGCCATAGCCTGAATTCAATCACCCTAGGGGAACCAGATGACAGCTGTCACTCCCCATCCTGAACACGGGCTGAGAAGGGATTGAGGGGGAATCTTAGGTTTCAccttgctaattgtttccattttatggaccAGTTGCTGCTGTTGCCTGACTACctcttctccacccccaccctcatTGGTCTTCTCTTTGGATTTCCATCAGACCTGCCCAACATCTGTTTCCTGTCTCTCCTCTGCTACCCCGCTGGAGTGCTCTGAGAGGCCCCTTAGAATCTATCACCTGATTTTGGAGGAGAGCATCTGGCCCAAGACTGGGGGGCCTCCCAACTTGTCCAGCTAATACAGCCTCCCGAGGCTAGGCAGTTTGATTCCTTCTGTCTAAAATGTTGACATAATACTTTCTGGGCAACATCTGGTTTTGTTGAAAGGAGGCAAAGGTGGTGCAACAGACTTGCTGAGACAGGGATGGATCAATTAGAATAATGatagtatttaatatttatgtaagactttaagatttgtaaagtgctttatacaaATATGAACTCATTTAATCTcaggacaaccctgggagctaGGTGATATAATTGTCCACAATTCACAGAGGAGGAAGCCGAGGCAGAAAGCTCTCAGTGATTTACCCACAGAACTAGTAAGTCTGTTAAGTCTGAATCCGTGTTGAAACTCAAGACTTCTTGATCCCGGGTCTCATTCGATGGTCCTCAAAGAGTGGAGACTGAGGGATCAGGGAGTTAGGACTCCTGGGTCCTCTCCACTGGATTGACTATACCAGGTAAAATAACACCCTTATCCTTTCTGGGGCTCAACATCCCCATCTAGGGAAGCTATAATAAAAGATCTTTTTCCTGCTTGCCAATGTAACCAAGGAATAAAAGGGATTATTATCATGGCTActgcagtttttaaaaagtcaacaacTTAATGCAACAATCAAAGCATATTCTTTTGCAATTTATCTTTACTTGGGATTAATTTTCCCcatttgatctgtttcttcttcgaCAACTGAGATTGATGTGGAAATGTATTTTGCCTGATAGTACATGTATAGAttatatcaaaattatctacACAGGGCTgggtgagaggaagaaaaatctagaactcaaaatctggtaaaaatgaatgcaaaaattttcacattatgtaattggaagaaaataagatggtatttaggtatttttaaaaagaatttaaaaagaatacaaattTTCATCTATATTAATTAGgagaaaatcaataaacatttaaataaattattaaaaacaaaaccaaaaattttcataatgtgtaattgaggggaaattaaatactaattaattaaatttgtaaaaagaaatataaaaatattatataactgggggaaaatttaagattatcaaaaaataaaaaactcaacaaaatctaaaaggaatgaattaaatgaaaataaaatgaagcatgCTTCTGCTTTGCCCAGGCTTTGGAAGGCTTTTGACTGTGAAATCCACTTCAATTCTTCTGATGTTTGATAGACAAGATGACCCTATTCCTTTGAGTCTTTGACAATTACTGGAATAATAAAGAATCCTTCTCTATTTTCTAGAGATGATAATGTTTGAGATTGTGTGACCGATACACTAAAAAATAACCTGAGGGGGTGCTTTCATTTTCGTAGTGCTGGTTTCACCTTTCAGGTGAGTCTGGTCTATAGACTTCCTCCTCAAATCTTCAAGTGCAGTTGGGACCATATTCATCCAGAGATGTGgaccatattttaaatatatacttacatatatatatacttatatatatatatatatatatacacacttactTATAGAAGCATAACCTGCTTAATCTCTAAAGTGACTTCTAGCTCTTGATCCCCTAAAAAAGCTTTATAAAATGGCTAAATATGATTCCATTgctacaaacaaatatatatatatatatatatatatatatttatgcatgtaccTGTGTCTACATGCACAAATAAATACCCTCTTGTGTAGTATATCTTGGCATGAGTGCCTACACATGTGTTTAAATGGGAATACTCTTAAACATATAACACACACATCACAATCCCAGTCTCTGCATTTCATATCATTGACTTGAAGAATGAGTACCATGGGACCATTTCACTTTTCACTAGAAATTGTGTTATATAGGCTGTGCAGCTTAAAACTTTGTATATTAGAAGGGATTCACATTGGAACAGACTTAGGAAATGCCTGAAATCTACAGCTGCTCCAAGTCTGGTGGCTCCAGGTTCAGACTGAGATATAGTTAATCAGAGTATTCCTAGAATAGGTTACCTATGTAgatcagcaaatatttttaaCCTACCCTAAAAATGAGAAGtctaaaatatcaaagaaattaggTTTGTGAAAATTCTGAATTAGAACCAAGAGGGATATCTTTACCATTCTATTACTCCTCCTGGCACCAGTCCTGTCTTCTTCTAGGTTGTTGTTACTATATAGACTTTATAGAAGCATAAAAATACAGAATTTAAAGACTTCTTTAGCTAATAATAGAAACAATAGTTAGCACTTACATAGtgattttaagatttacaaaacactttacagagTTTATCTTATCTGatgctcacaacaatcctgggagttaggtaccattttacagatgaagaaattgaggcagactgAGTTAAGCGACTTACCCAGGATctcacaactagtgtctgaggctggatttagatTCAtgtattttcctgactccatgttcagCTTTTCAGCAACTATACTATCTCAATACTTTAGAGATCATCATCTGAAGtttgatcccttaattttatagatggggaaaatgagacccaAAGCACCAAAATTCAGTCCAGTCATCATAATTTATATAGGACAACACACCTAAATTCAACTGCAGTCCTCATAATTTAGAAAGGACAACAACAAATTTGAACATTTCCAAATGAAGACAATAATGATGGAAAAGTCTCTCaagattatattatataaaatgaattgaaggaacTTGACATGTTTAagctagagaagagaagatgtgGGGGAAGAGGAAAGCAAAAAGATGGCatctttcaagtatttgaaaggttgtCATATGGAAGAGAATATACACTCCCTAAAGGAaaggacttttcttcattttgtctttgtatcgcTGGCAAAGTACCCTCCACCTGGTGAGCACCAAAACAAATACAAACTGGATTGAATTGGAAGAGAGATTTGTTTTATTCAGCTTCGTCCTACCTAAaaggcagaactaggaacaaCAACTGGATTTGCAAAGCCATAAATTTAGACTCCTTAATAACTTTCTAGAAGGGAAATTTCAATGCCCCCTCAATGAAACACTACAAGCAAAGAAGACTGAATGACCCCTGGCTAGATGTCCTGTACAGAAAATTTTTGTATGGCTATGGGTCAGCCTACATAGTGCCTTTTCAACTGGAAGACTCCCAGGGAATGGCTCTGGATCATAGGCATTTGGGTTTTCTACAGGTtccagcatcttttgagatataTTCCACTCTTCATCCTAAACTGTACCAGTGGTAACTCCTGAAGATGCTACATTATCCCTAGAGATTGCTATAGAAACCACCGCTGAGGGAGAAGCCCAGAAGAAGGATATTTACTCCCGACTTGCTTATTAACAGAGAGTAT from Macrotis lagotis isolate mMagLag1 chromosome 6, bilby.v1.9.chrom.fasta, whole genome shotgun sequence encodes:
- the TNP1 gene encoding spermatid nuclear transition protein 1 isoform X1; this encodes MSNNRRMKSQGGRRNKSKSHKGVKKGGTKKNYRKGGLKSRKRGEEGSLGLPPPSSKLTMLVRVPDLKGYTSLSLLQQLKVQASQSNLAS